The Prevotella sp. E9-3 genome has a window encoding:
- the asnA gene encoding aspartate--ammonia ligase: protein MSKLIEPINYHRLLDTKQTEQGIKLIKEFFQQNLSTELRLRRVTAPLFVLQGLGINDDLNGVERAVTFPIKDLGDARAEVVHSLAKWKRLSLAEYEIEPGYGVYTDMNAIRADEELDNLHSLYVDQWDWEAVIRREDRTLAYLKNIVERIYAAIRRTEYLVCETYAQIKPFLPEKIHFIHAEELLQLYPDKTPKEREDAICKKYGAVFIIGIGGKLSNGEKHDGRAPDYDDWSTVAEDGRKGLNGDILIWYPVLGRSFELSSMGIRVDKEALLRQLKLEGQEARQELYFHQQLLNDRLPLSIGGGIGQSRLCMVLLQKAHIGEIQASIWPEDMRKQCRELGMPLI from the coding sequence ATGAGTAAACTGATTGAACCAATCAACTATCATCGTCTGCTGGACACCAAGCAGACGGAACAGGGTATCAAGCTGATTAAAGAATTTTTCCAGCAGAACCTTTCTACCGAACTGCGCCTTCGTCGTGTCACAGCCCCGCTGTTTGTGTTGCAAGGACTGGGCATCAACGACGATCTGAATGGTGTGGAGCGTGCCGTAACCTTTCCTATCAAGGACTTGGGTGATGCGCGTGCTGAAGTGGTACATTCGCTGGCAAAGTGGAAACGCCTGTCGCTGGCCGAGTATGAGATAGAACCAGGTTATGGCGTCTATACCGATATGAATGCTATTCGTGCTGACGAGGAATTGGACAATCTGCACTCACTTTATGTTGACCAATGGGACTGGGAAGCAGTGATTCGTCGTGAAGACCGTACGTTGGCCTATCTGAAGAATATTGTGGAGCGTATCTATGCTGCCATCCGCCGCACAGAATATCTGGTGTGCGAGACCTATGCACAGATAAAACCTTTCCTGCCAGAGAAAATCCATTTTATTCATGCCGAGGAACTGTTGCAACTCTATCCTGACAAGACACCGAAGGAACGCGAAGATGCTATCTGTAAGAAATATGGTGCCGTATTTATTATAGGTATAGGCGGAAAACTTTCGAATGGTGAGAAACACGATGGTCGTGCTCCTGACTATGACGACTGGTCAACAGTGGCTGAGGACGGTCGTAAGGGCCTGAATGGTGATATCCTTATTTGGTATCCTGTGCTGGGCCGTTCGTTCGAACTTTCGTCAATGGGTATTCGTGTTGACAAAGAGGCGCTACTTCGTCAGTTGAAACTGGAAGGACAGGAAGCTCGTCAGGAACTCTATTTCCACCAGCAATTGCTGAACGACCGTTTGCCCCTGTCTATCGGTGGCGGTATCGGACAGAGTCGTCTGTGTATGGTACTCCTTCAGAAAGCTCATATCGGTGAGATTCAAGCCAGTATCTGGCCTGAAGATATGCGTAAGCAATGCCGGGAATTGGGCATGCCACTCATTTGA
- a CDS encoding phosphatidate cytidylyltransferase: MKNFIVRTITGIFFVAAIVVGFLNPRAMVMLFALVTGMTIWEFAGLVNDRPKTTINRFICTVAGVYLFLAMAGYNSGITPSSVFIPYLVSIIYLLVAELYLKAEDPINNWAYTMMSQVYVALPFSLLNVLAFQSNGTAIQYTFVAPLAVFVFLWVNDSGAYLCGSLLGRHKLFPRVSPGKSWEGSIGGGILVMAFAVGVWYLTNQYGMNDLGLNALEWAGLGLTVVIFGTWGDLIESLFKRTLGIKDSGNILPGHGGMLDRFDSSLLAIPAAVVYLYTLSLF; this comes from the coding sequence ATGAAAAACTTTATTGTCAGAACTATCACAGGCATCTTCTTCGTTGCCGCCATCGTTGTTGGTTTCTTAAATCCCAGAGCAATGGTAATGCTCTTTGCATTGGTTACAGGTATGACCATCTGGGAGTTTGCAGGACTGGTAAACGACCGTCCAAAGACTACCATCAACCGTTTCATCTGTACTGTTGCCGGAGTTTACCTGTTCCTAGCTATGGCTGGATATAACAGCGGTATTACTCCTTCAAGCGTGTTCATCCCTTATCTGGTGAGCATTATCTATCTGTTGGTGGCCGAACTCTACTTGAAGGCCGAAGATCCCATCAACAACTGGGCCTACACGATGATGTCGCAGGTGTATGTTGCCCTACCCTTCTCTCTGCTCAACGTTTTGGCTTTCCAAAGTAATGGAACAGCCATTCAATACACGTTTGTGGCTCCGCTTGCAGTATTCGTTTTTCTATGGGTTAACGATTCGGGCGCCTATCTTTGCGGTTCGCTGCTGGGACGCCACAAGTTGTTTCCACGCGTATCACCGGGAAAATCATGGGAAGGAAGTATTGGTGGAGGCATCCTTGTAATGGCATTTGCCGTAGGTGTGTGGTATCTCACCAATCAATATGGTATGAACGATTTAGGACTCAACGCTCTTGAATGGGCTGGCCTGGGACTCACTGTTGTTATCTTTGGCACATGGGGCGACCTGATAGAGAGCCTGTTTAAGCGCACTCTTGGCATCAAGGACAGCGGAAACATTCTGCCCGGACATGGTGGTATGCTGGATCGTTTCGACTCGTCACTGCTCGCCATTCCTGCAGCCGTTGTCTATCTCTACACACTCTCGCTCTTCTAA
- a CDS encoding TonB-dependent receptor — protein sequence MISLLCFAAILSMHEPADTTVTIQDVEVRGTARQRQQMKTSQNSVQVGHEYLEDNFSGSLMQTLEGIPGVKAMTIGSGMSKPTIRGLGFNRMAVAEDGVKHEGQQWGDDHGLEIDQFAVDRVEVVKGPAALLHGSDAIGGVLNLFTNHVPLQPFEGAVQLFGRSNNEQLGVSAKVGGRHGKFFYRAHATFIDYADYKVPTDSIQYYSYWIRLKDGRLRNTAGKERDGSVMVGFAGYNFHTDLRISDSYSKSGFFANAHGLEVRLSGIDYDSSRRDIDLPYQWVNHLKVLSHTSWSEADGSIELNLAYQNNLREECSEPVSHGYMPKPDGTLERRFNKNTYSGQLMMRHSLGSDHELQAGVSAEYQHNRRSGWGFIIPDFEQLAMGAFVFDRYSIKENLIVNAGVRYDHARTQIHSYNDWYLTPSLTLNPSQKGEGSEHPGMAYKQRSSEQDRRFNSLTWSAGVNWQLGEWVLKTNVGKSFRVPIPKELGADGVNYHIFRYEQGNAGLDPEESYQVDAGISWSHNGLSVQFEPYVNYFPNYIYLNPTSQFVEGLQLYYYTQAEVLRYGFEAELNYELNSHWEAGIKGEYLYAEQQSGEKKGYSLPFSTPWSVDADIKYKFVRVPFINYRNGRTVKIKDGRVVDYQRLRAQGFVGLNFHLVGRQDNIVPPESPTGGFFTLNLSAGKRFSLTPDAVLKIALHADNLLNTRYYDHTSYYRLIDVPEPGRNFSLMVGIEF from the coding sequence ATGATATCACTATTATGCTTTGCTGCCATATTGTCGATGCATGAACCTGCTGACACTACTGTTACCATACAGGATGTGGAGGTAAGGGGTACAGCACGTCAACGGCAGCAAATGAAAACCTCACAGAACAGTGTTCAGGTGGGGCATGAGTATTTGGAAGATAATTTTTCAGGCTCACTGATGCAGACCTTGGAAGGTATTCCAGGCGTGAAAGCGATGACCATCGGTTCGGGCATGTCGAAACCAACCATTCGCGGATTGGGCTTCAACCGTATGGCTGTTGCTGAAGACGGTGTGAAGCACGAGGGACAGCAGTGGGGCGACGACCACGGACTGGAGATAGACCAGTTTGCAGTGGACCGTGTGGAAGTGGTGAAAGGACCAGCGGCCCTCCTTCATGGCAGCGATGCCATCGGGGGGGTGCTCAATCTCTTTACCAATCATGTGCCCCTACAGCCGTTTGAGGGCGCCGTTCAACTTTTTGGCCGTTCCAACAACGAGCAGTTGGGTGTCTCGGCCAAGGTGGGCGGGCGACACGGAAAGTTCTTCTACCGTGCTCATGCCACTTTTATAGACTATGCCGACTACAAGGTCCCTACCGACAGTATTCAGTATTATTCCTATTGGATAAGGTTGAAGGACGGCCGACTGCGCAATACTGCCGGAAAAGAACGTGACGGAAGTGTGATGGTGGGCTTTGCCGGCTATAACTTCCATACCGATCTGCGTATCTCGGACAGTTACTCGAAGAGTGGATTCTTTGCCAATGCACATGGATTGGAAGTGCGCCTTTCTGGCATAGACTACGACTCCTCGCGTCGGGATATCGACCTGCCCTATCAGTGGGTGAACCACCTGAAAGTGCTCAGTCATACGTCGTGGTCGGAAGCTGATGGCTCTATAGAGTTGAACCTTGCCTATCAGAACAACCTGCGTGAGGAATGCTCAGAGCCTGTGTCGCATGGCTATATGCCCAAGCCTGACGGAACTTTGGAGCGTCGGTTTAATAAGAATACCTATTCCGGACAACTGATGATGCGCCATTCTTTAGGCAGTGACCATGAATTGCAGGCCGGAGTGAGTGCTGAATATCAGCACAACCGCCGTTCCGGTTGGGGATTTATTATTCCTGACTTCGAGCAACTGGCTATGGGCGCCTTTGTCTTTGACCGTTATTCCATTAAAGAAAATCTCATAGTCAATGCCGGTGTTCGATATGACCATGCCCGCACGCAGATACACTCGTATAACGACTGGTATCTGACACCAAGTCTCACCCTCAACCCCTCTCAGAAGGGAGAAGGGAGTGAACACCCTGGCATGGCCTACAAGCAGCGCTCCTCGGAACAGGATCGCCGCTTCAACAGTCTTACCTGGTCGGCCGGTGTCAACTGGCAATTAGGTGAATGGGTGTTGAAAACGAATGTAGGAAAGAGTTTCCGTGTGCCTATTCCAAAGGAATTGGGTGCCGATGGTGTAAACTACCATATCTTCCGTTATGAGCAAGGCAATGCTGGTCTTGACCCGGAAGAGAGTTATCAGGTCGATGCTGGTATCAGTTGGAGTCACAACGGTCTGAGTGTGCAGTTTGAGCCCTACGTGAACTATTTCCCCAACTATATCTATCTGAACCCGACATCGCAGTTCGTAGAGGGCTTGCAACTCTATTATTATACGCAGGCGGAAGTGCTGCGATACGGTTTTGAGGCTGAGTTGAACTATGAGTTGAATAGCCATTGGGAGGCAGGCATAAAAGGGGAATACCTATATGCCGAACAGCAGTCGGGCGAGAAAAAAGGCTATTCGCTGCCTTTCTCTACACCTTGGTCTGTTGATGCCGACATTAAATATAAGTTTGTACGCGTACCTTTTATTAATTATAGGAACGGCCGTACTGTTAAAATAAAGGACGGTAGGGTTGTTGACTATCAGAGGCTACGTGCTCAGGGATTCGTCGGGTTAAACTTCCATCTCGTAGGCCGACAGGATAATATCGTGCCTCCCGAGAGTCCAACCGGCGGATTCTTTACGCTGAATCTCTCTGCAGGCAAACGCTTTTCGCTTACGCCTGATGCCGTGCTCAAGATTGCCCTTCATGCCGACAATCTGCTGAACACGCGCTACTACGATCATACTAGCTACTATCGGCTGATTGACGTGCCAGAGCCTGGCCGCAATTTCTCGCTGATGGTAGGAATTGAATTTTAA
- the ftsH gene encoding ATP-dependent zinc metalloprotease FtsH, producing MERNNKNNNSNGKRPKMNMPRFNMSWIYFLVIAMLLGLWFNNDNDGIQAQPNSEASYTDFQTYMDRGYAKRLVVDKSQGTVKMYVKPENIRDVFKKGADQVGNDPFVTVEIGSLEKLESFVEQKRSEEKFTGKLSFEANHGNSFISNLFWSVFPFVIIIVVWMVVMRFMSGGSGIGGAGGIFNVGKSRAKMYEKGGELGITFKDVAGQAGAKQEIQEIVEFLKNPQKYTELGGKIPKGALLVGPPGTGKTLLAKAVAGEAGVPFFSMSGSDFVEMFVGVGASRVRDLFAQAKEKSPCIIFIDEIDAVGRARSKNPAMGGNDERENTLNALLTEMDGFGTNSGVIILAATNRADMLDSALLRAGRFDRQIHVDLPDLNERKEVFAVHLKPIKIDESVDIDFLARQTPGFSGADIANVCNEAALIAARHNSPTVKKQDFLDAVDRIIGGLEKKTKVMTEAEKKSIAIHEAGHATISWFTEFANPLVKVSIVPRGQALGAAWYLPEERVLQTKEAMLDEMCSLLGGRAAEELFIGHISTGAMNDLERTTKQAYGMVAYAGMSDQLPNLCYYNNMEYQFQRPYSETTAKLIDEEVRKMISEQYDRAKKILTEHAEGHAQLAQLLIEREVIFAEDVEKIFGKRPWISRAEELLEAQMRADAERMLKERDEKNAALPTPEGATKEEDNENKPESNTASSETEKETV from the coding sequence ATGGAAAGGAACAATAAAAATAATAATTCTAACGGCAAGAGGCCGAAAATGAATATGCCCCGGTTCAACATGAGCTGGATTTACTTTCTAGTTATTGCCATGCTTCTCGGCCTCTGGTTCAACAATGACAACGACGGCATTCAGGCTCAGCCAAATTCCGAGGCATCGTACACCGACTTTCAAACTTACATGGATCGCGGCTATGCCAAACGGCTTGTAGTTGACAAGTCGCAGGGAACAGTGAAAATGTATGTGAAGCCCGAGAATATCCGCGATGTATTCAAGAAAGGGGCCGATCAGGTAGGTAACGATCCTTTTGTTACAGTTGAGATAGGATCGCTCGAGAAACTTGAGTCGTTTGTTGAACAGAAACGTTCGGAAGAAAAGTTTACCGGCAAACTAAGCTTTGAGGCTAATCATGGCAATAGTTTCATCAGTAACCTGTTCTGGAGCGTATTTCCCTTTGTCATCATCATCGTTGTATGGATGGTGGTGATGCGTTTCATGAGCGGAGGCTCTGGAATTGGAGGTGCTGGAGGTATCTTCAATGTAGGCAAGAGCCGCGCCAAAATGTACGAAAAGGGCGGCGAACTGGGCATTACCTTTAAGGATGTGGCCGGTCAGGCTGGTGCAAAGCAGGAGATTCAGGAGATTGTAGAATTCCTGAAAAACCCACAGAAATATACTGAACTGGGTGGAAAAATTCCTAAGGGTGCACTGCTTGTAGGTCCTCCGGGAACGGGTAAGACATTGCTGGCTAAAGCTGTAGCCGGTGAGGCAGGCGTGCCTTTCTTCTCTATGTCTGGTTCAGACTTCGTAGAAATGTTCGTTGGTGTGGGTGCTTCACGTGTTCGTGACCTCTTTGCTCAAGCCAAGGAGAAATCGCCCTGCATCATTTTCATTGACGAGATTGATGCCGTAGGACGTGCCCGTTCGAAGAATCCTGCTATGGGTGGCAACGACGAGCGTGAGAATACACTGAACGCTCTGCTCACAGAGATGGATGGCTTCGGCACTAACAGCGGTGTGATCATTCTCGCTGCTACAAACCGTGCCGACATGCTCGACTCAGCCCTGCTGCGTGCTGGTCGTTTCGATCGACAGATTCATGTTGACCTTCCCGATTTGAACGAGCGCAAAGAGGTTTTTGCTGTTCATCTGAAACCTATCAAGATAGATGAGAGCGTGGATATAGACTTCCTGGCTCGTCAGACTCCTGGATTCTCTGGTGCCGACATTGCCAATGTATGTAACGAAGCAGCCTTGATTGCAGCACGTCACAACAGTCCTACCGTAAAGAAGCAAGATTTCCTGGATGCAGTGGACCGTATCATTGGCGGATTGGAGAAGAAGACAAAGGTGATGACGGAAGCCGAGAAGAAGTCGATTGCTATTCACGAAGCTGGTCATGCCACTATTTCTTGGTTCACAGAGTTTGCAAACCCATTGGTGAAAGTGTCTATCGTACCCCGCGGACAGGCTCTAGGCGCTGCATGGTATCTGCCAGAAGAGCGCGTACTGCAAACAAAGGAGGCCATGCTCGACGAAATGTGCTCTCTTCTGGGCGGACGTGCGGCTGAGGAATTGTTCATCGGCCATATTTCTACTGGAGCTATGAACGACTTGGAGCGTACTACCAAACAGGCTTACGGCATGGTGGCTTATGCTGGTATGAGCGATCAGCTGCCCAACCTCTGCTATTATAACAACATGGAGTATCAGTTCCAGCGTCCTTACTCAGAGACCACCGCAAAACTGATTGACGAAGAGGTGCGCAAGATGATCAGCGAACAGTACGACCGTGCCAAGAAGATTCTGACTGAACATGCTGAAGGACACGCTCAATTGGCACAGTTGCTCATAGAGCGTGAGGTGATATTTGCCGAGGATGTTGAGAAGATTTTCGGAAAACGCCCTTGGATCAGTCGTGCTGAAGAACTGTTGGAAGCCCAGATGCGTGCTGATGCCGAGCGCATGTTGAAGGAACGCGATGAAAAGAATGCTGCTCTTCCCACTCCCGAAGGAGCCACTAAGGAAGAGGACAATGAAAATAAACCAGAATCTAACACAGCCTCTTCGGAGACAGAAAAGGAAACCGTATGA
- the surE gene encoding 5'/3'-nucleotidase SurE — translation MNKRPLILISNDDGFQAKGINSLVDMLRDMADILVCAPDSARSGFSCAFSATTPLRLKKQKEETGLQIWSSTGTPTDCVKQALHTLLEGRKPDMVIGGINHGDNASVNTHYSGTMGVVLEGCMKNIPSVAFSLCDYTEDANFEPLRPYVRMITAKVLEQGLPNGVCLNVNFPVVKDADFAGMKICRMGKGSWLNEITTCHHPRGYDYYWMVGHYQNDEPEATDTDRWALANGYVAITPTKIDVTAYEAFDILNSQFLDKPSGKSEQSTLNP, via the coding sequence ATGAACAAACGCCCATTGATACTCATCTCGAACGATGACGGTTTTCAGGCCAAAGGCATCAATAGTCTCGTGGATATGCTCCGCGATATGGCAGATATTCTTGTGTGTGCGCCTGATTCTGCCCGCTCTGGTTTCTCTTGCGCATTTTCCGCTACCACACCGCTCAGACTGAAAAAGCAAAAGGAAGAAACGGGACTGCAGATATGGTCAAGCACCGGAACACCTACCGACTGTGTGAAACAGGCTTTGCATACGCTTTTGGAAGGCCGTAAGCCAGATATGGTGATTGGTGGTATCAATCATGGCGACAATGCTTCGGTGAATACCCACTATAGTGGTACGATGGGCGTAGTGCTTGAAGGGTGTATGAAGAATATACCCTCAGTCGCCTTCTCGTTATGCGATTATACCGAGGATGCCAATTTTGAACCTTTGCGGCCTTATGTACGTATGATTACCGCCAAGGTCCTGGAACAGGGACTTCCTAATGGCGTTTGTCTGAACGTGAACTTTCCCGTGGTGAAGGATGCTGATTTTGCAGGCATGAAGATTTGCCGTATGGGAAAAGGTTCGTGGCTGAATGAGATTACCACCTGTCATCATCCTCGTGGGTATGACTACTACTGGATGGTAGGCCATTATCAGAATGACGAACCAGAAGCTACCGACACTGATCGCTGGGCACTGGCTAATGGCTATGTGGCCATCACGCCAACAAAGATCGATGTAACAGCCTATGAGGCTTTCGATATTCTCAATTCTCAATTCTTGGACAAACCAAGCGGCAAATCCGAGCAGTCAACTCTCAACCCATGA
- a CDS encoding family 16 glycosylhydrolase — translation MIKTTLLFLGILLSAINMSAHEWKLVWSDEFDGCGQPDSLSWNFEEGFVRNHEAQWYQRENAWQEDGKLVIEARREHRPNPTYRAGSRHWGQQREHIEYTSSCVTTAGKRQFLYGRMEVCARIPTAEGAWPAIWTLGSGMEWPSCGEIDQMEFYRIDGQPHILANVAWGNDRHHSAVWNSRKIPFTHFADRDSDWEKHFHVWRMDWDTLSIRLYLDDELLNEVLLSETVNGEVGQYSNPFTKPQYILLNLALGGDNGGPIDDEAFPMRYEIDYVRIYQKE, via the coding sequence ATGATAAAGACAACTCTATTGTTTTTGGGGATATTGCTTTCTGCCATAAATATGTCGGCACACGAGTGGAAACTGGTGTGGAGCGATGAGTTTGATGGTTGCGGCCAACCCGATTCGCTGTCGTGGAACTTTGAGGAAGGGTTTGTGCGCAATCATGAGGCACAGTGGTATCAGCGAGAGAATGCCTGGCAGGAAGACGGGAAACTTGTCATAGAGGCTCGTCGCGAGCATCGTCCCAATCCTACCTATCGGGCTGGCAGTCGCCATTGGGGACAGCAACGTGAGCATATTGAATACACATCCTCCTGTGTGACAACGGCAGGCAAGCGCCAGTTCCTCTATGGGAGGATGGAGGTGTGTGCCCGCATTCCTACAGCTGAAGGAGCATGGCCGGCCATTTGGACACTGGGCAGCGGGATGGAGTGGCCATCGTGTGGCGAGATTGACCAGATGGAATTCTATCGTATTGATGGTCAGCCCCATATCCTGGCCAATGTGGCGTGGGGAAATGATCGTCACCATTCGGCAGTGTGGAACAGTAGGAAGATTCCCTTCACCCATTTTGCCGATCGGGATTCTGACTGGGAAAAGCATTTCCACGTGTGGCGCATGGACTGGGACACACTGTCTATCCGTCTATATCTCGACGATGAACTGCTCAACGAAGTACTTTTGTCTGAAACGGTCAATGGTGAGGTAGGGCAGTACTCCAATCCTTTCACCAAACCGCAGTATATCCTGCTCAATCTGGCTCTTGGAGGGGATAACGGCGGGCCCATTGATGATGAGGCTTTCCCTATGCGTTATGAGATAGACTATGTGCGAATTTATCAAAAAGAGTGA
- the rsfS gene encoding ribosome silencing factor has product MEQAKNLVQTIIKGIQEKKGSNIVVADLNGIDGTICRYFVICQGNSPTQVEAITDSVTDMVRIELKEKPAHVVGLENAQWVAMDYTDVLVHVFLPDVREYYDLEHLWEDAPIEYIPDLD; this is encoded by the coding sequence ATGGAACAAGCAAAGAACTTAGTTCAAACAATTATCAAGGGAATACAGGAGAAAAAAGGTTCAAACATCGTAGTAGCCGACCTGAACGGTATTGACGGCACGATATGTAGATACTTCGTTATTTGTCAGGGCAACTCGCCTACTCAAGTGGAAGCCATCACCGACTCGGTGACCGACATGGTGCGTATAGAGCTGAAGGAAAAGCCCGCCCATGTAGTAGGACTGGAAAACGCACAGTGGGTGGCAATGGACTATACAGACGTGCTGGTACACGTATTCTTGCCAGATGTACGCGAATATTACGACTTGGAACATCTCTGGGAAGATGCCCCCATCGAGTATATACCCGACTTGGATTAA
- a CDS encoding DUF4625 domain-containing protein: MKKNILLSLMMALVSAVVLSLVACDNDSDDNTKDTTKPTILTTGSEASVVNPINCQLYQRGDTIHFFYVFEDDVELGNFNIEIHDNSDHHSHSTESDDHDHEGGECSHDEDHEHDVDEHHHETEKHWVYNQDFQIPAGQRRYEARVDIPIPTDIAEGDYHFMIRVTDRAGWMQLKTIAIIVEE, encoded by the coding sequence ATGAAAAAGAATATATTGTTGAGCCTGATGATGGCTCTTGTAAGTGCAGTCGTTTTAAGTCTTGTGGCTTGTGACAATGACAGCGATGATAATACAAAGGATACTACTAAACCCACTATCCTAACTACTGGTAGTGAAGCCAGTGTGGTGAACCCAATCAACTGTCAGTTGTATCAGCGTGGTGACACGATTCACTTCTTCTACGTGTTTGAAGATGATGTAGAATTGGGAAATTTCAATATCGAGATTCATGACAACAGTGACCATCATAGTCATAGTACTGAGAGTGATGACCATGATCATGAAGGAGGAGAATGCTCACACGATGAGGACCATGAACACGATGTTGATGAGCATCATCATGAAACAGAAAAGCACTGGGTGTACAATCAGGATTTCCAGATTCCTGCCGGTCAGCGCCGTTATGAGGCTCGTGTAGATATTCCCATCCCCACAGACATTGCCGAGGGTGACTATCATTTCATGATACGAGTAACCGACCGTGCTGGTTGGATGCAGTTGAAAACCATTGCTATCATTGTTGAAGAATAA
- the lpxB gene encoding lipid-A-disaccharide synthase has product MKYYLIAGEASGDLHASHLMKSLKTADSNAEFRFFGGDLMAAEGGTMVKHYRELAYMGFVPVLLHLPTILRNMKMCKQDIHDWQPDVVILVDYPGFNLDIAKFLKAKTQIPVYYYISPKIWAWKEYRIKNIRRDISELFSILPFEVDFFEGKHHYPIHYVGNPTASEVSEFRNSYKESFEEFCERNNLEKGKPVIAVLAGSRRQEIKDNLPTMLQVAAEFKDYQLVIAGAPGIDDDYYAQFVNMHHSSSITSHLIKNQTYALLSHAHAALVTSGTATLETALFRVPQVVCYRTVLPKFIGYMRKKVLKVKYVSLVNLVANREVVTELVADGFTPQNIRQELSMILDGPHRQDMLQGYEEVAKALGTLNAPDQAAYIIVEKLKNK; this is encoded by the coding sequence ATGAAGTACTATCTTATAGCTGGCGAGGCCTCAGGCGATCTGCATGCCTCTCATTTGATGAAATCGCTGAAAACAGCGGATAGCAATGCTGAATTTCGTTTCTTTGGTGGCGACTTGATGGCTGCCGAAGGTGGCACGATGGTGAAACACTATCGTGAGTTGGCGTATATGGGCTTTGTGCCAGTGCTACTGCATCTGCCTACCATTCTTCGTAATATGAAGATGTGTAAACAGGATATACACGATTGGCAGCCCGATGTGGTGATACTCGTTGACTATCCTGGGTTCAACCTTGATATAGCTAAGTTCCTGAAAGCAAAGACCCAAATACCGGTCTATTACTATATTTCACCTAAGATATGGGCATGGAAAGAATACCGTATTAAGAATATCCGACGTGATATCTCTGAACTATTTTCTATCCTGCCATTTGAGGTCGATTTCTTTGAAGGCAAGCATCATTATCCCATTCATTATGTGGGGAATCCAACTGCCAGTGAGGTGAGCGAATTCCGAAACAGTTATAAGGAGTCTTTCGAGGAATTCTGTGAGAGAAATAATCTGGAGAAAGGGAAACCCGTGATTGCAGTTCTGGCAGGTTCGCGGCGTCAGGAGATAAAAGACAATCTGCCTACTATGTTGCAGGTAGCAGCTGAATTCAAGGACTATCAGCTTGTGATAGCTGGTGCTCCTGGAATAGACGATGACTACTATGCTCAATTCGTCAATATGCATCACTCATCGAGTATCACCTCTCACTTAATCAAGAATCAGACTTATGCGTTGCTTTCTCATGCCCATGCGGCTTTGGTGACCAGTGGTACTGCCACGCTTGAAACGGCCTTGTTCCGGGTTCCGCAAGTGGTGTGCTATAGAACTGTGTTGCCAAAGTTTATTGGGTATATGCGTAAGAAGGTACTGAAGGTGAAATACGTTTCGCTGGTGAATCTTGTAGCCAATCGCGAGGTGGTCACCGAATTGGTGGCCGATGGCTTCACCCCACAGAATATCCGTCAGGAGTTGTCAATGATTCTGGATGGCCCGCATCGCCAAGATATGCTGCAAGGATATGAAGAGGTGGCAAAGGCCCTGGGCACACTGAATGCTCCTGACCAAGCTGCTTACATAATCGTTGAAAAATTGAAGAATAAGTAA